Genomic segment of Aquarana catesbeiana isolate 2022-GZ linkage group LG02, ASM4218655v1, whole genome shotgun sequence:
ATTATTCGATGGGCTTTGCTAGCCAggtacatctaccccccccccccccccccccccaaggaaaaaaaaaacaaataacaaaaaacgtCAAGTATCTAGATGGCCGCTTGTGTTTCCAATTCACTAGATCCCCAGACATTGTTCTGGTTTAGCTACAAAAGTCTACATTGTAAAACACAATTTGGGAATTAGGAAGGAAAACATTACAACGAATCACATTGTATCTCTTCCCAGATCTCAGTACAGATGCCATGTATCTTGTCACCGCCAGGTGTCAGTGTTGCACCTTCATTTGTAATAGAGTGGGATCCATTTTTTTGTATTCCTTTTTATTGAATATTGTCAGTGATCAGAGTAAATCTCCAGAGGGTCACTTCCAGGTCCCTCCCTGGTATAAAACAACTTACAGGATTTGAACTAAGGGGTGCCCCAGTTGgatggacaggtcctctttatggatataTTGGTGGTCTTTTCAGTCCCAGTGTCTCCCATCCCCCCTATGTGATAGTATTggtcaggtgacaggtcctctttatggagatattggtGGAGTCGTGCTAATtaggatacagtggagaagtgctATTCATGATATAGAGGAGCGATGCTTTTATACATACGGTGGTCCGGTGCTATTAATGATAGGAAGGAGAGGTGTGTTATATATTGAGTATAAATCAGAATAAAGTTGGGGGAGGAGGCGGACATCATGTGTAAAGTTTATggggatcgatctatctatctatctatctatctatctatctatctatctatctatctatctatctatctatctttttcctttcttcctttctttacaATAATCTAGTAGTTATTTAGAATTAATATCTTGGTCTCTGGAGATTTATTGTATTATGAGATACATGTACTTTCCATGTGATTGGGATCATTGGATCAGTGAAAGTTTTTAGCGCTGTATATTTTCAGGATTAGCCGGAATTCATCCACACTAGTAGATCGGGGCTctgggggatacagaggagaggagatattgAGGATACAGAGAAGAGATGCTATCTAGGGAAAGGAGGAGCGGACCTAACTGGGATACAGAGGGGAGATGATAATGGGGTAAAGGGGGTCTAATATTTAAATCCCTAAGTTCAATTCTTTTGGTGAATTCCCTTTACTTTTAGTTTTCTTTGGATCTGAGAGGAAGGGAACACCCTGAAATCTTGTCCTGGAGAATGTTAACAGAATAAAATACGTTTTGTGGTCAGTATGCATGTTTTTATTTTAGTAGCCTAGAAATAAATCCACCCCTCACTAACCTACAAATAGCCAATATTTACTATCaagattcacctaaagctacactaTATTAGGATTTTCAGCAAAATTCTTGTTACTGAAATGATCTCTTGGGGGATCCAATGCTGATGGATTGACTCTTTGATCACCAAAACAATAAACTTATATTCTAGATACTGATAGAAGGATTCAAAGCAAGCATTGCACCCGCGTAGGATATATAGCTGTGTAGTAAACGAGATCGATAAACATACTCAAAGTATCTGGATAACAATATATGTATCATGATGACCAGATAATGATACATAGCACATCAAACATGACATTGTGTAATCAGCTGAGACATTTGTATGTATAACAATATCTGccatcacatcacacaaggatCTCATGTCACCGGCTGATGTTTTTGTTCCAGGCTCCTTCTACTCAGCTATAGATGAGCAGAGTTGTGTATTAGGGGGAAATGTTTCCTGATGGTCACTCTTCACTCATCTAATGTGAAGATCATTCTAGTGGGAGATGTGAGAAGATTGTTTTCTGGGTAGAATTTGTGTAGAAAACaagatagaaggaagaatgggACACACACTCAGGAGGATGGCTGTGTTTGCAGCCCCTGTGTTCAGCCTCCTCAGCAGCTCCTGACAGCTGTAAGTGACCCCCCGATAAGTGACAGTCCAGTGAGCAGATCGGGTCCCCGATGAAGATCGGACATCGTTCTATTCCAGAATAAAATCATTTTTCTCTCTGCCCGGAAAACACAACAAGAGAGAGAAGATTCCCTATTACTGAAGTAAGAGTGGGTGGGCGTGTCTAATGTGTAACCAATAGGAGTGCAGACAGCGTGTTGTGTACCAACCAATAGAAATGACGATCGTACTGTATAAAGGCAGAGCGCTCGGATCATCGTATTATGAACGTTTTGTAAACCTTCTTGAAGAGGAATCATGACGGAGACTGAGAGCGCCCCAGCCGCCGCTCCTCCAGCGGAGCCCGCCGCCAAGAAGAAGCCGGCCAAGAAGGCGGCAGCCGGAGGAGCCAAGAAAGGCAGCAAGAAGCCGTCCGGTCCCAGCGTGTCCGAGCTCCTGGTCAAAGCAGTGGCCGCTTCCAAAGAGCGCAGCGGGGTCTCCCTGTCCGCCCTCAAGAAGGTCCTGTCCGCCGGAGGATACGATGTGGACAAGAACAACAGCCGCCTCAAGATCGCCATCAGGGGGCTGGTGACTAAGGGGACCCTCGTCCAGGTCAAAGGACATGGAGCCTCCGGATCCTTCAAGATCAACAAGAAGCAGGAGGACAAGGCGGCAGGCGCCAAGAAAAGCACCAAGAAGCCATCGGCTGcggccaagtcccccaagaagccggccgccaagaagccagccaagtcccccaagaagaagACCACCACCAAAGCCCCCACCGCAGCCAAGAGCCCCAAGAAGGCCGCCAAGAAACCCGCAAAAAAGCCTGCAGCTGCTAAAGCCAAGAAGGTGACAAAGAGCCCCAAGAAGCCCAAAGCTGCAGCCAAGCCGAAAAAAGTCGCCAAGAGTCCGGCTAAGAAGGCGGCTAAACCCAAGACAGCAGCCAAGCCCAAGAAGGCCGCTCCAAAGAAGAAATAATCCCCACCGGAGAGACCTCCTTTCATCTACACCccccaaaggctcttctcagagccacccacctcctcctgacagAGCTCTACATACACACAGCGACCAGGGGGGGCCGCATTAGAAGTCCTCCATACAGAGCAATGTGACCACCTTACCAAATCCCCTCTATAGAATAATATAGAATACAGCGGGAGATCCGATCACAGGACTCTTCACATGACATCCGTCATTGATACAAAGGATAGCTTCaggtattctccccccccccccccccaatatata
This window contains:
- the LOC141129677 gene encoding histone H1.5-like, with the protein product MTETESAPAAAPPAEPAAKKKPAKKAAAGGAKKGSKKPSGPSVSELLVKAVAASKERSGVSLSALKKVLSAGGYDVDKNNSRLKIAIRGLVTKGTLVQVKGHGASGSFKINKKQEDKAAGAKKSTKKPSAAAKSPKKPAAKKPAKSPKKKTTTKAPTAAKSPKKAAKKPAKKPAAAKAKKVTKSPKKPKAAAKPKKVAKSPAKKAAKPKTAAKPKKAAPKKK